From Fervidobacterium sp., the proteins below share one genomic window:
- a CDS encoding proton-conducting transporter membrane subunit: MQTLITYLAVGSIVGYLLSKINKRIGPIVLFALSIYSLIILWNLPTGAVENLYGFEEVLKFTAMSRYFSILSLIVFASFSFFNISWIDKAKNPHAFNALSILTLLGTLGVFFSSNLIVLYIFWELAVLGSLFIVPMGKEESKKATIWYIVISSIGTYMFLYGVFMLYSKYNTFDVFEIAKYLPNELSSFKWTVLILLLAAGIAKSGIFPLHTWLRNVHGNAPDTFSAVLSGQLVKMGSYILALVLTIFPVSVMFSEFYNGINLLSYLLIWLGNISILVGTLMAIKQNDMKMLIAYSTVANGGYILIGLATLDKVGYAGGLFHVINHALAATMIFLSFAAVVYRTGTTKIDELGGLIHRMPVTFVTYLVGIISLAGIPPTSGFISKWMIFQSLVSRGMFVTEMFTFIGSIGSFLYVFRPLAGVFLGQLKSKHKDVREAPIFMTIPMILLVTLTVLWGIFPQQVLVWITDIQKEFSMAVFQFEGTKLMTDMGYWDTWTVFVMFAVGFVIAAVIYILMPKGKKIPLEDQYTSGEFLHNYDLYHYASKFYAFFEREYEGHPSFEDLYLSFVNVLKAVGKGVDYLARRAASAYLFWTAIVLVILLWVRW; the protein is encoded by the coding sequence ATGCAAACTTTAATAACTTATTTGGCTGTTGGTTCGATTGTAGGTTATTTACTCTCCAAAATTAATAAACGCATTGGACCTATTGTGCTTTTTGCCTTGTCAATTTACAGTTTGATTATCTTATGGAACCTTCCAACAGGTGCTGTGGAGAATTTGTACGGTTTTGAGGAAGTGCTTAAATTTACAGCTATGTCAAGATATTTCTCGATCTTGTCGTTGATAGTATTTGCAAGTTTTTCATTCTTCAATATTTCATGGATAGATAAAGCAAAAAATCCCCATGCCTTTAACGCATTGTCTATACTCACATTACTTGGTACTCTTGGAGTTTTCTTTTCTTCTAACCTTATAGTTCTCTACATATTTTGGGAACTTGCCGTTCTTGGTTCGCTGTTTATAGTTCCAATGGGGAAAGAAGAGTCAAAGAAGGCGACAATTTGGTATATAGTTATAAGTTCTATAGGAACCTACATGTTTCTGTACGGTGTGTTTATGCTTTACTCCAAATACAACACGTTCGATGTTTTTGAAATAGCTAAATATTTACCAAATGAATTATCAAGTTTTAAGTGGACTGTTTTAATACTCCTACTTGCAGCAGGCATAGCTAAGAGTGGGATTTTTCCATTACACACGTGGCTTAGGAATGTGCATGGTAACGCTCCAGATACTTTCAGTGCCGTGCTGTCCGGTCAACTCGTTAAGATGGGATCGTACATACTTGCTCTTGTTCTTACTATTTTTCCAGTATCCGTTATGTTCAGTGAATTTTACAATGGAATAAATTTACTTTCGTACTTACTTATCTGGCTCGGTAATATTTCTATATTAGTTGGAACACTAATGGCGATAAAGCAAAATGATATGAAAATGCTCATCGCATATTCAACCGTAGCAAATGGTGGTTATATATTGATAGGTTTGGCAACGCTAGATAAGGTAGGATACGCTGGAGGATTATTCCACGTGATAAATCACGCACTTGCAGCTACGATGATTTTTCTCTCATTTGCTGCGGTTGTTTACAGGACGGGTACTACTAAAATAGATGAACTTGGTGGTTTGATACACAGAATGCCAGTAACATTTGTAACGTATCTTGTCGGTATCATCTCGCTTGCTGGAATACCACCAACAAGTGGCTTCATATCAAAATGGATGATTTTTCAGTCGCTTGTGTCAAGAGGAATGTTTGTAACAGAGATGTTCACGTTTATAGGTAGTATAGGTTCGTTTTTGTACGTCTTTAGACCTCTCGCTGGTGTTTTCTTAGGACAGCTTAAGAGTAAGCATAAAGATGTGAGAGAAGCTCCGATTTTCATGACTATTCCTATGATTTTGCTCGTTACACTTACGGTACTTTGGGGAATTTTTCCACAACAAGTACTTGTGTGGATAACGGATATCCAAAAAGAATTTAGTATGGCGGTATTTCAATTTGAAGGTACAAAGCTCATGACTGATATGGGTTATTGGGACACCTGGACCGTTTTTGTAATGTTTGCCGTAGGTTTTGTTATAGCTGCAGTGATTTATATACTGATGCCAAAGGGTAAGAAGATACCTCTTGAAGATCAGTACACCTCAGGAGAGTTTTTGCATAACTATGACTTATATCATTATGCGAGTAAGTTTTATGCATTCTTTGAAAGGGAATATGAAGGTCATCCATCGTTTGAGGATTTGTACCTATCTTTTGTAAATGTGCTAAAGGCAGTTGGTAAAGGAGTGGATTACCTAGCTCGTAGGGCAGCTTCGGCTTATCTATTTTGGACTGCGATTGTTTTAGTAATATTGCTATGGGTGAGGTGGTAA
- a CDS encoding NADH-quinone oxidoreductase subunit C codes for MTNSTNNIQEFFGRLKTLYNVEFSEIDSKQFKIIAEPDKMLPLLAYLKEVGYSHLSILTCVDWIEQKKFELVYILFNWSNGITFLVSTFIDRDKPIFYTVKDMWPTAEYYERDVHEFFGVEFEGNENCKKPMILELWNDLPPLRKDFDPLKYSKEHYPDREYEKDVIHEARIVRGDIRGDING; via the coding sequence ATGACGAATTCCACGAATAATATCCAGGAATTTTTTGGAAGGTTGAAAACCTTGTACAATGTTGAATTCTCGGAAATAGATAGTAAACAATTTAAGATAATCGCAGAGCCGGATAAAATGCTTCCGTTGCTTGCTTATCTCAAGGAAGTTGGTTATTCACATCTATCGATTCTCACCTGTGTTGACTGGATCGAACAAAAGAAATTCGAACTTGTGTATATACTCTTTAATTGGTCAAACGGAATAACATTTTTAGTCTCAACGTTTATTGATAGGGACAAACCAATTTTCTACACTGTGAAAGATATGTGGCCTACTGCTGAGTATTACGAACGTGATGTTCATGAGTTTTTCGGTGTGGAATTTGAAGGTAATGAAAATTGCAAAAAGCCTATGATTTTGGAGCTTTGGAATGATTTACCACCTCTTAGAAAAGATTTTGACCCTCTGAAGTATTCAAAAGAACACTATCCTGATAGAGAATATGAGAAAGACGTAATCCATGAAGCAAGGATAGTAAGAGGAGATATAAGGGGTGATATCAATGGGTGA
- a CDS encoding NADH-quinone oxidoreductase subunit B, whose amino-acid sequence MDERSVWEKIADQLRSRSMWMLHYCTGCGAVELPPSMTSRFDMERLGMGPMATPRQADIFLITGYLSVKTLRRVIYTYEKMADPKYVIGFGSCTINGGIYYDSYSTINRLDYYIPVDLYIAGCMPRPEAILNAFNQLMEMIRKGEANGWKRYKENYEWYKQNQLRSLGEVIVHDEFHE is encoded by the coding sequence ATAGATGAAAGAAGTGTTTGGGAAAAGATCGCAGATCAGCTTAGGAGTCGTTCAATGTGGATGCTACACTATTGCACAGGATGTGGAGCTGTTGAGCTGCCACCATCGATGACTTCAAGATTTGACATGGAGAGGCTTGGTATGGGACCAATGGCAACACCAAGACAAGCAGATATATTCTTGATAACAGGATATTTAAGTGTCAAAACTTTAAGAAGAGTTATATACACATATGAAAAAATGGCTGACCCAAAATACGTTATAGGTTTTGGATCTTGTACAATCAACGGTGGAATTTACTATGATTCCTATTCAACAATAAATAGACTTGATTATTACATACCTGTAGATCTGTATATAGCTGGATGTATGCCCAGACCGGAAGCCATCTTGAACGCGTTTAATCAATTGATGGAAATGATTAGAAAAGGTGAAGCGAATGGTTGGAAGAGGTACAAAGAAAACTATGAATGGTACAAACAGAATCAACTTAGAAGCCTTGGTGAGGTGATTGTACATGACGAATTCCACGAATAA
- a CDS encoding NADH-quinone oxidoreductase subunit H: MTAVRVAQVLLTAFFFGLTFEGIGRKITARIQKRYGPPWYQNFIDVFKTLTKHGWTHGWIFDFGVLMALGGVIATLSFVPLGNLVAFPGLDNFFVIVYLFTVGALGMAMGMVGTGNPWASIGVARALTLMLGYEVPYLIVITSMLYFYKTSNISNIIASQGEVWNIFRFPIGALVAFISLQGMLGKEPFEAPIAPAEIASGPMVELSAKYMGLLMLMNTFMEFVEISLFVNFFLGGGTYFVFLLKYLVVWILAVMISAVLPRFRIEQAVAFYWTVPMLLAFLQAFLVINGWVF; this comes from the coding sequence ATGACAGCTGTGAGAGTCGCTCAGGTGTTGCTGACGGCATTTTTCTTTGGATTGACATTCGAAGGAATTGGTAGGAAAATCACCGCAAGAATCCAAAAGCGTTATGGTCCACCTTGGTATCAAAATTTTATAGACGTCTTTAAAACACTTACTAAGCATGGTTGGACCCACGGATGGATATTTGATTTTGGGGTACTGATGGCTCTTGGAGGAGTTATAGCAACTCTTTCTTTTGTACCACTTGGTAACCTTGTGGCATTTCCTGGACTTGATAATTTCTTTGTTATAGTTTATCTATTCACAGTTGGCGCACTTGGTATGGCAATGGGAATGGTTGGTACAGGTAATCCATGGGCATCGATAGGTGTGGCAAGGGCATTAACACTTATGCTTGGATATGAAGTACCATATTTGATAGTTATTACTTCAATGCTTTATTTTTATAAAACATCCAATATTTCGAACATAATCGCATCACAGGGAGAGGTTTGGAATATATTTAGATTTCCTATAGGTGCACTTGTTGCATTTATATCACTTCAAGGTATGCTTGGAAAAGAACCCTTCGAAGCACCTATTGCTCCAGCCGAGATAGCCTCAGGTCCTATGGTTGAACTCTCTGCTAAGTATATGGGGCTTCTAATGCTTATGAACACATTCATGGAATTTGTCGAAATAAGTTTGTTTGTTAATTTCTTTCTTGGAGGAGGAACTTATTTTGTTTTCTTATTGAAGTATTTGGTAGTTTGGATACTTGCCGTCATGATTTCGGCTGTTTTACCAAGGTTTAGAATAGAACAAGCAGTTGCATTTTATTGGACGGTACCGATGTTACTCGCTTTCTTACAAGCTTTTCTCGTAATTAACGGTTGGGTATTTTGA